A single genomic interval of Syntrophales bacterium harbors:
- a CDS encoding penicillin-binding transpeptidase domain-containing protein — translation MTKKARKWLRFRVAVLMVLFLVLFVGLLSRALHLQIISGDDLKGLADRQHTRNLVVRQERKMILDRNGQKLAATIRVDSIYADPSKISDTENTAARLAGILEADRNKIRTLLSRRSSFVWIARRVSPDQKQRVQDLAIEGIYTIPEPQRFYPHRELACHIIGFAGLDSQGLEGLELQYDGALKSVPRRFLWSRDAKGTSIYRENGADTMMVNEDGGADLVLTIDSKIQNLVERELQEAVHQTDSASGMVIVMDVRTGEILAMANAPSYNLNTFGNYTADVRRNRAVTDTFEPGSIFKPFVIAAALEEGVLSEKDSIYCENGTYVIGGRTIHEAQLKKFGYLSAGEIVKFSSNIGTVKISEKLGKDTLHRYLASFGFGTRTGVDLPGEVGGIMRGSQEWRAVDFATISFGQGISVTGIQLAAAMSAIANNGVLMKPYIVKAMVDGDGTIVREFHPTPVRQVVSPLTARRMTAMMTDVVESDDGTGRAARVRSVAVAGKTGTSQKFDFSLRQYSSKQVITSFIGFFPAEEPRMMVLVVLDEPQKNRWGGVAAAPVFREISESILTRFNRDIDLKRLSALQVEREMSIVPASAVPVFNERVNSFNQPAHEQFFPDFTGLSLREVLQAGQDLGIDIRVTGSGWAVNQKEQMPSHSKGRPLCHVFFSDSIR, via the coding sequence ATGACTAAAAAAGCACGAAAATGGCTTCGATTCAGGGTTGCCGTCCTGATGGTCCTGTTCCTGGTCCTCTTTGTGGGGCTCCTGTCCAGGGCTCTTCACCTGCAGATTATTTCCGGAGACGATCTCAAGGGGTTGGCCGACCGGCAGCACACCCGTAACCTGGTAGTCCGGCAGGAGAGAAAAATGATTCTTGACCGGAACGGGCAGAAGCTTGCCGCCACGATCCGTGTCGATTCCATCTATGCCGACCCTTCAAAAATCTCCGATACTGAAAATACCGCCGCCCGGTTGGCAGGAATCCTCGAAGCAGACAGGAACAAGATCCGAACATTGCTTTCACGGCGTAGCAGTTTTGTCTGGATAGCCCGGCGGGTGTCGCCGGACCAGAAGCAACGGGTACAGGACCTGGCCATCGAGGGTATTTACACCATTCCCGAACCGCAACGATTTTATCCGCACCGGGAACTGGCCTGCCATATCATCGGTTTCGCGGGTCTTGACTCGCAGGGGCTGGAAGGCCTTGAACTTCAGTATGACGGCGCTCTCAAAAGCGTCCCCCGGCGCTTCCTCTGGAGCCGAGACGCGAAGGGTACGAGCATTTACCGTGAGAATGGCGCCGACACCATGATGGTCAACGAGGACGGCGGTGCCGATCTGGTCCTCACCATTGACAGCAAAATACAGAATCTCGTGGAGCGGGAACTGCAGGAAGCGGTTCACCAGACAGACTCCGCAAGCGGTATGGTCATCGTTATGGACGTCCGAACGGGAGAGATCCTGGCCATGGCCAACGCGCCTTCTTACAACCTCAATACTTTTGGAAACTACACGGCCGATGTCCGGAGAAACCGTGCCGTCACGGATACCTTCGAGCCCGGATCCATCTTCAAGCCATTCGTGATAGCCGCCGCCCTGGAAGAAGGGGTCCTGTCCGAGAAGGATTCCATATATTGTGAAAACGGAACCTATGTTATCGGGGGAAGGACCATCCATGAAGCTCAACTGAAAAAGTTCGGGTATCTGAGTGCCGGTGAAATAGTCAAGTTCTCAAGCAATATAGGAACTGTGAAAATTTCCGAAAAACTGGGGAAGGATACGCTCCACCGATACCTTGCCTCCTTCGGATTCGGTACACGGACCGGCGTAGATCTACCCGGTGAGGTGGGGGGAATCATGCGCGGCTCCCAGGAATGGAGAGCAGTTGACTTCGCTACCATTTCCTTCGGACAGGGCATTTCTGTAACGGGGATTCAGCTCGCGGCAGCCATGTCCGCCATAGCGAACAACGGTGTTCTCATGAAACCCTACATCGTGAAAGCCATGGTTGACGGTGACGGCACAATAGTGCGGGAATTTCATCCCACGCCGGTTCGACAGGTGGTTTCGCCCCTTACCGCCCGCAGGATGACGGCGATGATGACTGATGTCGTTGAAAGTGACGACGGGACCGGTCGAGCCGCCCGTGTCCGCAGCGTCGCCGTGGCGGGGAAGACGGGTACCTCCCAGAAATTTGACTTTTCGCTCCGGCAGTATTCATCGAAACAGGTGATCACGTCGTTCATCGGTTTCTTTCCCGCCGAGGAGCCGAGGATGATGGTTCTTGTCGTGCTTGATGAACCGCAGAAAAACCGTTGGGGTGGTGTGGCGGCGGCCCCCGTGTTCAGGGAGATATCGGAGAGCATCCTCACCCGGTTCAACCGGGACATTGACCTGAAGCGCCTGTCGGCGCTTCAGGTGGAGCGGGAAATGTCCATTGTCCCAGCCTCCGCCGTTCCGGTGTTTAACGAACGGGTCAATTCCTTCAATCAGCCCGCTCATGAACAGTTCTTCCCCGATTTTACGGGCCTGTCGCTGCGGGAAGTGTTGCAGGCGGGACAGGACCTGGGAATCGATATCAGGGTCACCGGAAGCGGCTGGGCGGTAAACCAGAAGGAACAGATGCCGTCGCATTCAAAAGGCAGGCCCCTGTGCCATGTCTTCTTCAGTGACTCTATCAGGTGA
- a CDS encoding UDP-N-acetylmuramoyl-L-alanyl-D-glutamate--2,6-diaminopimelate ligase — protein sequence MELARVLAGLPVIAVAGDLSRDVTQICYDSRRCSAGALFVALRGLLYDGHEYVSEALEKGARCVVHEKDIPHYRGVTTVRVADSRRALSTLAANFHGRPSKRLFVTGITGTNGKTTITCLLESILKAAGIKAGIIGTISCRYNDVELVSTHTTPESPDLQHMLETMADAGVSHVVMEVSSHAVDRDRVADVDFQRGVFTNLSSEHLDYHGSMEAYFSVKKRFFTELLKKNPAVVNSDDHWGRRLAAEIENPLVTYGIDGDRDVKTTAYSLTMDGMTAVVQSPRGSISLSSKLTGMFNLSNVLAAVALAITLDIPSSSIVAGIENAAVIPGRLERVPSRELSVFVDYAHTEDGLRNVLATLRAFEHSRLITVFGCGGDRDRTKRPLMGRTAVELSDCTVITSDNPRDENPAAIIREIEAGINGSTVRKATPSDPVVAEGKEYRIIEDRSEAIAWAIAAAVPGDIVLIAGKGHEEYQIIGNKRIPFDDRRVAVQCLRARGAGSES from the coding sequence ATGGAACTGGCGCGGGTCCTGGCAGGCCTTCCCGTCATTGCTGTCGCGGGTGACCTTTCAAGAGACGTCACTCAAATCTGCTATGATTCCAGGCGATGTTCGGCAGGCGCGCTTTTCGTCGCCCTTCGCGGCCTCCTTTACGACGGCCATGAGTATGTGTCCGAAGCCCTGGAAAAGGGTGCCCGCTGCGTTGTTCATGAAAAGGACATTCCCCATTACCGGGGTGTGACCACTGTGCGGGTGGCCGACAGCAGGCGTGCTCTCAGTACCCTGGCTGCAAATTTTCACGGCCGGCCGTCAAAGCGTCTCTTCGTAACCGGCATAACGGGAACGAACGGCAAAACGACGATCACCTGTCTTCTGGAGTCCATTTTGAAGGCCGCGGGCATCAAGGCGGGTATCATCGGGACCATCAGCTGCCGGTACAACGACGTTGAACTCGTTTCGACCCATACGACGCCTGAATCACCGGATCTCCAACACATGCTCGAAACCATGGCTGACGCGGGAGTCAGCCATGTGGTCATGGAGGTGTCCTCCCATGCCGTCGACCGTGACCGGGTTGCCGACGTCGATTTTCAGCGGGGGGTTTTTACGAATCTTTCAAGCGAACATCTGGACTACCATGGTTCGATGGAGGCTTATTTTTCCGTAAAAAAACGTTTTTTCACGGAGCTGCTCAAAAAGAACCCTGCCGTGGTCAACAGTGATGATCACTGGGGACGGCGCCTGGCCGCCGAGATCGAGAATCCGCTGGTTACCTACGGCATCGACGGCGACCGGGATGTGAAGACCACGGCATATTCTCTGACCATGGACGGTATGACGGCCGTCGTACAGAGTCCCCGGGGGAGCATCTCTCTTTCCTCGAAGCTCACGGGGATGTTCAATCTCTCCAACGTGCTGGCGGCGGTCGCCCTGGCGATTACCCTCGATATACCGTCGTCTTCCATAGTCGCGGGGATAGAGAATGCCGCGGTTATTCCCGGTCGGCTCGAACGGGTTCCTTCGAGGGAACTGTCCGTTTTTGTTGATTACGCCCACACCGAGGACGGTCTGCGCAATGTCCTGGCGACCCTGCGGGCCTTTGAGCACAGCCGGCTCATCACCGTGTTCGGTTGCGGAGGAGACCGGGACCGGACGAAGCGCCCCCTCATGGGACGGACCGCCGTCGAACTGAGTGATTGCACGGTCATTACATCCGACAATCCACGGGATGAGAACCCTGCTGCTATCATTCGTGAAATCGAGGCAGGCATCAACGGATCGACGGTGCGTAAAGCGACACCATCCGACCCGGTCGTCGCTGAAGGAAAGGAATACAGGATTATCGAGGATCGAAGCGAGGCCATTGCCTGGGCTATAGCTGCCGCGGTACCCGGAGACATTGTGCTTATCGCGGGTAAAGGCCACGAGGAGTACCAGATCATCGGCAACAAAAGGATCCCCTTTGACGACAGGCGGGTTGCCGTACAGTGTCTCAGGGCACGGGGAGCGGGGAGCGAATCGTGA
- a CDS encoding UDP-N-acetylmuramoyl-tripeptide--D-alanyl-D-alanine ligase, which translates to MTETGFTITTADILEATGGTLRKTGRTELCRSLTTDSRDLPPKSLFVPIRGTTWDGHDFLSQAIAGGAAAVLLEEGRVPGISELAGDATVISVKDTVRALGDIAHWWRKGFPGSVTAVTGSSGKTTTKEMIAHTASQSFDILKNRGNFNNCIGLPLSLLQLRPHHQAGVFELASNRPGEIARLAEITDPDVAVITNVGPAHLQGFETLDEIREEKGALFSALKVDGLAVINRDDPNIRILEDRWRGKSISFGITEQATVRAVHIFTRGGMGVSFTLKIGGLSRGIDMSILGTHNIYNALAAAAACLAMAVPFDEICEGLTTFQQVPGRMTVTRLASGATLIDDSYNANPASVAAALNTLAAARQSGQSVFIFGDMLELGAQATLMHEEAGGLAAATGVGTLFLTGAYAGAVAKGAREAGMAAERIKEVSGPDDVISILRGLYRNDLWILVKGSRAMKMERFVEAIKADRTGETS; encoded by the coding sequence GTGACGGAAACAGGTTTCACTATAACAACAGCGGACATTCTCGAAGCCACCGGAGGGACTCTGCGGAAGACTGGACGGACCGAGTTGTGCCGGTCCTTGACCACCGATTCGAGAGACCTCCCGCCGAAAAGTCTTTTCGTCCCCATTAGGGGAACGACCTGGGACGGCCACGATTTTCTGTCCCAGGCCATCGCCGGAGGGGCCGCCGCGGTTCTCCTCGAAGAAGGCCGCGTTCCAGGGATCTCGGAGCTTGCAGGTGACGCCACGGTCATTTCCGTCAAGGACACCGTCAGGGCCTTGGGAGACATCGCGCACTGGTGGAGGAAAGGGTTTCCAGGTTCCGTCACGGCTGTCACAGGGAGTTCAGGGAAAACAACGACCAAGGAAATGATAGCACACACGGCGTCACAATCCTTCGATATCCTTAAAAACAGGGGGAACTTCAACAACTGTATCGGCCTTCCCCTGAGCTTGCTCCAATTGCGTCCCCATCACCAGGCCGGGGTTTTTGAGCTTGCCTCGAACCGGCCCGGGGAAATCGCCCGGTTGGCCGAGATCACCGATCCGGACGTTGCTGTCATAACCAACGTGGGCCCCGCCCACCTCCAGGGATTCGAAACGCTGGATGAGATCAGGGAAGAAAAGGGGGCGCTCTTTTCGGCGCTGAAAGTTGACGGCCTGGCCGTTATCAACCGGGACGATCCGAATATCAGGATCCTCGAAGACCGGTGGCGGGGGAAAAGTATCAGTTTCGGCATTACCGAGCAGGCGACTGTCCGGGCCGTACACATTTTTACCCGGGGAGGCATGGGCGTCAGCTTTACTCTGAAAATCGGCGGCCTTTCCCGGGGAATCGATATGTCCATCCTGGGAACGCACAACATCTACAACGCCCTTGCCGCCGCCGCCGCCTGCCTTGCCATGGCCGTTCCCTTTGACGAGATATGTGAAGGGCTGACAACCTTTCAGCAGGTTCCGGGAAGGATGACCGTTACACGGCTTGCGTCGGGGGCTACCCTGATCGATGACAGTTACAACGCGAATCCCGCTTCGGTCGCGGCGGCCCTGAACACCCTTGCCGCGGCCCGGCAAAGCGGTCAGAGTGTATTCATTTTCGGTGATATGCTCGAGTTGGGGGCTCAGGCAACGCTCATGCATGAAGAGGCCGGGGGGCTCGCCGCGGCGACCGGTGTGGGTACACTTTTTCTGACGGGAGCATATGCGGGTGCCGTGGCGAAAGGTGCCCGGGAAGCCGGGATGGCGGCGGAAAGGATTAAGGAAGTCAGCGGTCCCGACGATGTCATCTCCATCCTTCGGGGGTTGTATCGCAATGACTTGTGGATCCTGGTCAAGGGTTCACGGGCCATGAAAATGGAGCGCTTCGTCGAGGCCATCAAGGCGGACAGAACGGGGGAGACGTCATGA
- the mraY gene encoding phospho-N-acetylmuramoyl-pentapeptide-transferase, with protein sequence MIYHVLYPLSDTISSFNIFRYITFRTIYATITALVLCFMLGPWIIRKMQTLQIVQQIRSDGPGSHFSKQGTPTMGGILIVFSVVVSTLLWARLNVDYIWMVIIITVGFGLIGFVDDYRKLSRRDSRGLPGRTRLLLEFVIAFTVSCLLFLKPGFNSTVMIPFFKTIMPDLHWFYVIFSTFIIVGAANAVNLTDGLDGLAIGPATICFGTYLLFAYFAGNIKIADYLQTPYVAGVGELTVFCGAMVGAGLGFLWYNTYPAQIFMGDVGSLSLGGALGTVAVLTKQEIVLVIVGGIFVVETISVIFQVGWFRVSNGKRIFRMAPIHHHFELKGWPEPKVIVRFWLISIILALLAISTLKIR encoded by the coding sequence ATGATTTATCACGTGCTCTATCCCCTCAGCGATACGATTTCTTCCTTCAATATATTTCGCTATATAACGTTTCGGACCATCTATGCCACCATTACGGCACTGGTTCTATGCTTTATGCTCGGCCCCTGGATTATCAGGAAGATGCAGACCCTCCAGATCGTGCAGCAGATCCGTTCCGATGGACCGGGGTCTCATTTTTCAAAACAGGGAACACCCACCATGGGAGGAATCCTGATCGTTTTTTCCGTGGTGGTCTCGACCCTTCTGTGGGCCAGGCTCAACGTGGACTACATCTGGATGGTCATCATCATTACCGTCGGCTTCGGGCTCATCGGATTCGTCGACGATTATCGCAAGCTGTCCCGTCGGGACAGTCGGGGATTGCCCGGGAGAACACGTCTTCTGCTGGAGTTTGTCATCGCCTTCACCGTCAGCTGCCTGCTCTTCCTCAAGCCGGGCTTCAATTCAACGGTGATGATCCCCTTTTTCAAGACGATCATGCCTGATCTTCATTGGTTTTACGTGATCTTTTCCACCTTCATCATCGTGGGGGCGGCCAATGCCGTGAACCTGACCGACGGACTTGACGGCCTGGCTATCGGTCCCGCCACGATCTGTTTCGGGACCTACCTTCTTTTCGCCTATTTCGCGGGCAATATAAAGATAGCCGACTATCTTCAGACACCTTACGTGGCGGGTGTGGGGGAACTCACGGTTTTCTGCGGTGCCATGGTGGGAGCCGGACTGGGCTTCCTCTGGTACAACACCTATCCCGCCCAGATATTCATGGGCGATGTGGGTTCGCTTTCGCTGGGAGGCGCCCTCGGAACCGTGGCGGTGCTGACGAAGCAGGAAATCGTCCTGGTCATCGTGGGCGGTATTTTTGTGGTGGAAACGATCTCTGTCATATTCCAGGTCGGGTGGTTCAGGGTCTCCAATGGAAAGCGAATTTTCCGCATGGCACCCATCCACCATCATTTTGAACTGAAGGGGTGGCCCGAACCGAAGGTGATTGTCCGGTTCTGGCTCATATCCATTATTCTGGCGCTTCTTGCCATCAGCACCCTGAAGATCAGGTGA
- the murD gene encoding UDP-N-acetylmuramoyl-L-alanine--D-glutamate ligase — MKLSLGGKQVLVYGLGTTGIAVARFLAGRGARVHAIDDRPLEELSHAAASLKDYPLTVEYAPGTPSLPPGTELVIPSPGVPPANLVLQEAEAKGIPVISEIELAFAFIERPIVAVTGTNGKTTATELAGHMLKLWGQEVFLGGNLGTPLISCAGNDGGFDVLVVEVSSFQLQWVRDFRPRIAVLLNVGTDHLDYHGSLDNYKDAKKRIFKNMGPGDPAILNADDPCSTELVESIAGPVILFSSKGILEEGIFVDGPNLRLRRHGFAEEVYFLEHVQLRGRHNRENIMASIVAARACECPREVIQEALESFQGLPHRIEEVGSWRGVRFFNDSKGTNVDAVMRALEAFEEPLVLLMGGRDKKDDFSRLEEPLREKVRELILFGEAGPGIAGMLGGIVSTSVEKTLDAAVDRALVSARPGDVVLLSPGCASFDEFVDYRERGDFFKKKLIAAMESMGETKQGQQ; from the coding sequence ATGAAGCTGAGTCTTGGGGGAAAACAGGTTCTGGTTTACGGTCTCGGAACGACCGGAATAGCCGTAGCACGGTTTCTTGCCGGCCGGGGTGCCCGGGTCCACGCCATCGATGACCGGCCTCTGGAGGAACTGTCCCATGCCGCGGCCTCCTTGAAGGATTATCCCCTAACCGTCGAATATGCTCCCGGAACGCCGTCTCTTCCTCCCGGGACTGAACTGGTGATACCGTCGCCGGGAGTTCCGCCCGCCAATCTCGTGCTTCAGGAAGCCGAGGCGAAGGGCATTCCCGTGATCAGCGAAATAGAACTGGCCTTTGCCTTCATAGAAAGACCCATCGTTGCCGTAACGGGGACCAACGGCAAGACCACCGCCACGGAACTGGCGGGGCACATGCTGAAGCTTTGGGGGCAAGAGGTGTTCCTGGGCGGTAACCTCGGAACGCCCCTCATATCCTGCGCGGGAAACGACGGCGGCTTTGACGTTCTTGTTGTCGAGGTCAGCAGCTTCCAGCTCCAGTGGGTTCGGGATTTCAGGCCCCGTATCGCCGTTTTGCTGAACGTGGGTACTGACCACCTGGATTATCACGGCAGCCTGGACAATTACAAAGACGCGAAAAAGCGCATCTTCAAAAACATGGGGCCCGGTGACCCGGCCATTCTCAATGCCGATGATCCCTGTTCCACGGAGTTGGTCGAATCGATCGCCGGGCCGGTCATCCTCTTCAGCTCCAAGGGGATCCTGGAGGAGGGTATTTTTGTCGATGGCCCGAATCTCCGGCTGAGGCGCCACGGTTTCGCGGAAGAAGTCTATTTTCTGGAACATGTCCAGCTTCGTGGCCGCCACAACCGGGAAAACATCATGGCCTCCATTGTGGCCGCCCGGGCCTGTGAATGTCCCCGTGAGGTCATTCAGGAGGCACTTGAATCCTTCCAGGGACTTCCTCATCGGATTGAAGAGGTCGGCTCTTGGAGGGGAGTCCGGTTCTTCAACGATTCGAAAGGCACCAATGTTGATGCCGTCATGAGAGCCCTTGAAGCCTTCGAGGAGCCACTGGTGCTTCTCATGGGAGGCAGAGACAAGAAGGATGACTTCAGCCGCCTCGAGGAACCGCTCAGGGAGAAAGTCCGGGAGCTGATTCTTTTTGGTGAAGCAGGACCGGGAATAGCCGGCATGCTGGGAGGGATCGTTTCCACGAGCGTTGAGAAAACTCTTGACGCCGCCGTCGACAGGGCTCTCGTCAGTGCCCGCCCGGGGGATGTGGTGCTCTTGTCACCGGGGTGCGCGAGTTTTGACGAATTCGTCGATTATCGGGAGCGTGGAGATTTTTTTAAAAAGAAACTGATCGCAGCCATGGAGTCCATGGGGGAAACAAAACAGGGGCAACAATGA
- the ftsW gene encoding putative lipid II flippase FtsW has translation MTTKVRKVHRTSDNVLLYAALILVCVGTVMIYSSSVLIAADRFGDEYHFLKKQIVFVVIGLLAMIAASRFPYHFWKRLAYPGIILSCALLVILAVPGAGSTVGGATRWLKVGPFSFQVSEAVKVAVVIFMAHYLTKKADHLKEFFRVFMVPLVLISLIVAFILLQPDFGTAVIITATVLIMFFVAGGRVMHLAGLTATIAPVAVFLLVRESYRVQRIMAFRSPWDDPSEKGYQIIQSFISFGSGGAFGVGLGNSMQKLFYLPEPHTDFILAVLAEEVGFIAVALVILLFAVLVVRGFMIAFRSDTLFGTLLASGLTTLLALQGFLNMAVVMGLLPTKGLALPFMSYGGTSLIMSMVSIGILINISSRLRNDGDTREKA, from the coding sequence ATGACCACCAAAGTTCGAAAGGTCCACAGGACGTCCGATAACGTTCTGCTCTATGCCGCGCTCATACTGGTATGCGTCGGGACGGTCATGATTTACAGTTCCAGCGTCCTTATCGCCGCCGACCGCTTCGGTGACGAGTACCACTTCCTGAAAAAACAAATTGTGTTCGTGGTCATCGGGCTTCTGGCCATGATCGCCGCGTCCCGTTTCCCCTATCATTTCTGGAAGCGCCTGGCCTATCCCGGCATTATCCTGTCCTGTGCGCTTCTGGTTATCCTCGCCGTCCCCGGAGCGGGCTCCACTGTGGGAGGCGCCACCCGGTGGCTGAAAGTGGGCCCCTTCTCATTCCAGGTGTCCGAAGCCGTCAAGGTCGCGGTAGTCATATTCATGGCCCATTACCTGACGAAAAAAGCGGATCACCTGAAGGAGTTTTTCCGTGTATTTATGGTTCCTCTGGTCCTGATATCGCTTATCGTGGCTTTCATCCTGTTGCAGCCCGACTTCGGGACAGCGGTCATCATAACGGCAACGGTTCTGATCATGTTCTTCGTGGCCGGGGGGAGAGTGATGCATCTGGCCGGACTGACCGCGACCATCGCGCCCGTGGCCGTATTTCTTCTTGTTCGTGAGAGCTACCGGGTTCAGCGCATCATGGCTTTCCGGAGTCCCTGGGACGATCCAAGCGAAAAGGGCTACCAGATTATCCAGTCCTTCATTTCGTTCGGCTCGGGCGGAGCCTTCGGTGTGGGGCTGGGAAACAGCATGCAGAAGCTTTTTTATCTGCCCGAACCTCATACGGACTTTATTCTCGCGGTCCTTGCCGAAGAGGTCGGCTTCATTGCCGTGGCCCTGGTCATCCTGCTCTTCGCGGTACTCGTGGTCCGGGGATTCATGATTGCTTTCAGGTCCGATACGCTGTTCGGCACCCTGCTCGCATCGGGTCTGACCACGCTTCTGGCGTTGCAGGGGTTCTTAAATATGGCCGTTGTCATGGGACTTCTTCCCACCAAGGGCCTGGCGCTGCCCTTCATGAGCTACGGAGGGACTTCGCTTATCATGAGCATGGTGTCGATCGGGATTCTCATCAACATATCATCCCGTCTGAGAAATGACGGCGACACGAGAGAGAAGGCATGA
- the murG gene encoding undecaprenyldiphospho-muramoylpentapeptide beta-N-acetylglucosaminyltransferase: MKNRGFPVKIIIAGGGTGGHVFPALAIAEELLRRDEGHQVLFIGTRRGLEAKIVPSRGFDLKVIDVVGLKGKGFLGSLGGLSRIPRSMGQSRSIIKEFKPDLVLGVGGYASGPAVMTAHFMGIRTAIAEQNAEPGFTNAVLGKFTNRIFVSFEDTRQWFPIMRVVYTGNPVRAGFFEARESRLKEKGIFTILVFGGSQGASAINRIMTEALPFLQDLKQAVGIIHQAGVKDVKSVAAAYETSGMNAEVHQFIDDMPSLFRTADLLVCRAGATSIAEITAAGKAAILIPYPYAAGNHQALNAGFLVRRGAAEMIEEKDCTGEILASRIRTLYGNRAKLQAMEEASKALGRPLAARTIVDHCLEMIGVI; encoded by the coding sequence ATGAAGAACAGGGGCTTTCCCGTAAAAATAATAATTGCCGGGGGAGGCACGGGGGGCCATGTCTTCCCGGCCCTGGCCATTGCGGAGGAACTTCTCCGCCGGGATGAGGGACACCAGGTGCTGTTCATCGGGACCAGACGCGGCCTGGAAGCGAAAATAGTGCCGTCGAGAGGGTTCGACCTGAAGGTTATCGATGTGGTTGGTCTGAAGGGGAAGGGTTTTTTGGGTTCCCTGGGCGGACTTTCCCGCATTCCCCGGAGCATGGGCCAGTCCCGGTCCATCATAAAGGAATTCAAACCCGACCTGGTTCTCGGCGTGGGTGGATACGCGTCGGGGCCTGCCGTCATGACGGCCCATTTCATGGGGATCAGAACGGCCATCGCGGAGCAGAACGCCGAGCCCGGTTTCACCAATGCTGTTCTCGGTAAATTTACCAACCGCATATTCGTGTCCTTCGAGGATACAAGACAGTGGTTCCCCATCATGCGGGTGGTCTATACGGGGAATCCCGTGCGGGCGGGATTTTTCGAAGCCCGGGAATCCCGCCTGAAAGAAAAGGGCATCTTTACCATCCTGGTTTTCGGGGGGAGCCAGGGAGCTTCGGCCATCAACCGTATCATGACGGAAGCCCTTCCATTCTTGCAGGATCTGAAACAGGCCGTCGGGATCATACATCAGGCGGGGGTGAAGGATGTAAAGAGCGTGGCCGCGGCTTATGAAACAAGCGGTATGAATGCCGAGGTCCATCAATTCATCGACGATATGCCGTCTCTTTTCAGGACGGCGGACCTCCTGGTCTGCAGGGCCGGGGCTACTTCCATAGCGGAAATCACCGCAGCCGGGAAGGCGGCGATCCTGATTCCCTATCCTTACGCGGCAGGGAACCACCAGGCATTGAATGCCGGCTTCCTGGTCCGGCGTGGTGCCGCGGAGATGATAGAGGAAAAGGATTGCACGGGGGAGATCCTGGCCTCCCGTATCAGAACGCTTTACGGCAACAGGGCGAAGCTGCAGGCCATGGAAGAGGCATCGAAGGCCCTGGGAAGACCTCTGGCGGCCCGGACCATAGTGGACCACTGCCTCGAAATGATCGGAGTGATATAA